The sequence below is a genomic window from Prinia subflava isolate CZ2003 ecotype Zambia chromosome 26, Cam_Psub_1.2, whole genome shotgun sequence.
tttgccttgtcagctcatctttcagcacacagggacagtctgttcctgtgccctcaagatctctgcattgaagcacacccacctttcctggactcctctgtttttaagggttccttcccaaggaactctctgaataagtctcctaaaacggccaaagtctgccctccagaagtccaatgtaaaaatctttttgatgtCCCTCCTGAATTCACCACATATTGAGAACTCTGTAATTTCATGATCCCTGTGCCCCAAGCAGCCTCCAAGCACCACATCCCCCACCAGCCTttctctatttgcaaacaacaggtcgaacatagtccctcccctgctggcctcactcACCCGCTGTCACAAAAAGTTGTCCTCCATCCACTCCAAAaccttcctgcactgcctctttGCCGCTGTActgagttcccagcagatgtctggtaggttaaagtcacctacgagaacaagggctggtgatcctgaaacattctccagcttcttagagaagaagttgtccacctcttcttcctgcttgggTGGACAATAACAGACTCCCAGTAGGTACCCCTGGGAGCCTGTCCTGTTTGCTTCGGGTAGAACAGGAACAATGAAAACCTTCCCAATGGCACAACTCCCCAGCCcacatggggaaaggaaagaaaaagttgtcaagttctcaaaacctttctcctgctttgctgcaagactCCTGCTTCACGCATGTTGTGGAAAGtcaagagaagctgcatgggTGGGCTATCTTGTGACAGATGGTGCAACTCGTTCTCCAGGAAAGgttcttggaaagagcagacaggactgtggagaagattctgggaaagctgaaacagcatttcggaaatgaaatgaaagtggaaagaaacaacccaagatattttcctctgtttatttctctgtcccaCTTTCCATCTTAAACTGCTTCTTCATCTCATTAATTCTAAATGGGTCTCACCTCTGACATCCAAGACTTGGCAAGATTTAGACACTGTAAAATACCATGAGCTACATCCAGTTTGCCTTcccgtttttcttggaaagcaatgccggagacacaagtgcagtgcttgggtcaggttcaaattctgcattcagggaatgtgctgtgacagtgtctgaccctcagcagggacaatgcacagcaacagccaaggggattcctctgtcactgtgcaggagtCAAGACTGGGCCCTGACTGAAAACGGCGAAGTTCCCGTgtttggacaggctcaggggctgccccggggagtgcagggctcggTGCGAGGCAGAGGGGGCAACGGAAAAAACTGACAAGGGGACAAACGgccctggagcttcagttgcagcagcagcagcggcagcagcggcagcagcggcagcagcagagaagaaaaaagcggCTTTGTTGACCAACCcgtgcttcccctctccctctcccacagtcccgcagcctctccctttcccagtgtccccGTCCCAACCCAgtctccctttcccctgctgGGCCGGGCCATGCCTCGggcccacccccggccccgggcggggctgccccgtccctgcccccgGGCGTCCCGCCGCGGTCTCGCCTTCGcccggctctggcagtgctggcgaTGGCGCTGCTGGGCGGgcatcagtgcctggggctggggtaGCATTGCTGGCCTTTGGCTGCGCCTTTACCGAGCCCAGCCCAGgtcccggccccagccccggccccggccccgaacccggccccggccccagccccggccccggccccggccccagccccggccccggccccggccccggccccggccccgaccccggccccggccccggccccggccccggccccggccccggccccggccccggccccggccccgacCCCGGcctcggccccggccccggccccggccccggccccggccccggccccggccccggccccggccccggccccggccccagctcGTCCCTGGGCCCGCAGAGGACACAGGCGGCGCggctgctcccgccgcctccACTGCGGCTTCCCCGGCCCAAGCTCCTCCGCTTGGCAGCGCGGCCGCTGGCCCTGAGCCGCTGCTGTCCCGTTGCCAGGAGCAAAtgcctggggatgcccagcccgggccgctCGAGGGGCGCTCGGGGGCCATTCCtggccccgggccgagcgctgacAGCCGCGTCTCGCCGGCAGGGAAGGCGCAGCAGGCCCTCCAGGAGCAGTACCGCCTGGGTTCGCTGCTGGGCCACGGCGGCTTCGGCAGCGTCTGGGCGGCCACACGGCTCTCAGACCGTGCCGCGGTGAGTGGCGCGGCCGGTGATGGGTGCACAAGGAAGGggcgcaggaggaggaggagggcaaaggagaaggaggctggggctgggcagggcaggcagtgagctcagcctgctgctccccttggcttGCAGGTGGCCATCAAAAGGGTGCCACGGAACCGTGTCCGGCATTGGggtgagctggtgagtgagtggggccagcaggagaagctgggccatgccgggcagggatgagctgaggcctggcagggtggaagCCGCCAGGACGCCTGGAGGGAGAGCGGGCGTGGGGCCAGCAAAGGGTGCAGAGCATCccgggctggctgaggggtccctggcccctggcacggcctcagccccaCTGACAACATtgtgctcctcccacagcccaacgGCACCAGCGCACCACTGGAGAtcgtgctgctgcacaaggtctccactggcttccctggtgtcgtccagctgctggagtggctggagctccccaaagacatcattatcatcatggaGCGCCCGGAGCGTTCTCAGGACCTCCAGCACTTCATTCGGGCACGGCGGTTCCTGTGCGAGGAGGTGGCGCGGGAGCTGTtccgccaggtgctggaggccgtgcggcactgcaccagctgcgggGTCCTGCACCGCGACCTCAAGCCAGAGAACATCCTGCTTGACCTGGCCACCGGGCAGGCCAAATTGATCGATTTTGGCTGTGGCACCTACCTACAAGAC
It includes:
- the LOC134562200 gene encoding serine/threonine-protein kinase pim-1-like, whose product is MALLGGHQCLGLGAAAGPEPLLSRCQEQMPGDAQPGPLEGRSGAIPGPGPSADSRVSPAGKAQQALQEQYRLGSLLGHGGFGSVWAATRLSDRAAVAIKRVPRNRVRHWGELPNGTSAPLEIVLLHKVSTGFPGVVQLLEWLELPKDIIIIMERPERSQDLQHFIRARRFLCEEVARELFRQVLEAVRHCTSCGVLHRDLKPENILLDLATGQAKLIDFGCGTYLQDTAYTHFAGTPSYSPPEWNQFGWYYGQPATVWSLGILLHQMSAKMSSGGVYPCCMWTGLQ